A stretch of the Terriglobia bacterium genome encodes the following:
- a CDS encoding DUF2157 domain-containing protein — translation MALFTDVDRKLDRWTAAEVIDAVTAERIRRFEAESRRNSDFLVRIALALGGIMLAAGVLLFVAAHWDALSPSQRFTLVLSLTAVFHVAGAFFAERMRTLSVAMHAIGTCALGAGIFLAGQIFNLQEHWPGGFMLWSIGAMAAWYVLRHSVQAVMAALLVPIWLGGEWIVRAGERPAAGTVLAGFTAMLALTYLTLPQTGFRDGFRRSLHLIGGVALIPACISLIFMRGQERYWSTWAPSLSTVMLVSGWLLALGLPLLFSVLLRRWGAIYNVVGAAWLLAISQMDYHDNTTELVIYGFCGLAAVGLIAWGIREAQKNYINVGVVGFALTVIFFYFSNVIDKLGRSLALITGGALFLIGGYLLEKVRRKLVGQLAVSGGAA, via the coding sequence CGGCGGAGCGGATTCGACGGTTCGAGGCGGAGTCGCGGCGCAATTCAGATTTCCTGGTTCGAATCGCGCTGGCGCTCGGCGGGATCATGCTCGCCGCCGGAGTCCTGCTTTTTGTCGCTGCGCACTGGGACGCTTTATCGCCATCGCAGCGCTTCACGTTGGTTCTCAGCCTGACGGCCGTATTCCACGTTGCCGGCGCGTTCTTCGCGGAACGTATGCGGACGCTGTCGGTCGCGATGCACGCGATCGGGACTTGCGCGCTCGGCGCAGGGATATTTTTGGCGGGACAGATTTTCAATCTGCAGGAGCACTGGCCCGGCGGCTTCATGCTGTGGTCGATCGGCGCGATGGCAGCCTGGTATGTTCTGCGGCACTCGGTGCAGGCCGTAATGGCAGCCCTGCTGGTCCCGATCTGGCTCGGCGGCGAGTGGATCGTTCGCGCCGGCGAAAGACCGGCGGCAGGAACGGTGCTGGCGGGATTCACCGCCATGCTGGCGCTGACCTACCTCACACTTCCGCAGACCGGGTTCCGCGACGGCTTCCGGCGATCCTTGCACCTCATTGGCGGAGTCGCGCTCATCCCGGCGTGCATCTCTCTGATTTTCATGCGTGGCCAGGAACGCTACTGGAGCACTTGGGCGCCATCCTTGAGCACGGTCATGCTCGTTTCGGGATGGCTGCTCGCGCTCGGATTGCCGCTGCTGTTTTCGGTCCTCTTGAGACGCTGGGGAGCAATCTATAACGTCGTTGGAGCCGCGTGGCTCCTGGCGATCAGCCAGATGGATTACCACGACAACACGACTGAACTTGTGATCTACGGGTTCTGCGGTTTGGCCGCGGTCGGACTGATTGCCTGGGGTATCCGCGAAGCACAAAAGAATTACATCAATGTCGGCGTGGTTGGTTTCGCCCTCACGGTGATCTTCTTCTACTTCTCCAACGTCATCGACAAGCTCGGGCGCTCGCTCGCACTGATTACCGGCGGCGCGCTCTTCCTCATCGGCGGATATCTGCTTGAGAAAGTGCGGCGAAAACTCGTTGGTCAGCTCGCTGTTTCCGGAGGTGCCGCATGA
- a CDS encoding nuclear transport factor 2 family protein, with product MIRRVSLFLTLAVAICLAFTVVAQQHEHEAKAEAGFDKTIMQQVWDAWGTLDPANPAKFYSHEPNHTFYDVAPLQYHSWAEYENGVKPLLAGWKSMKPTVNYDGMIHSESPTMTWTTSTVDMDVVTEDGKDQHMKVRWTAIWHKHGNQWLIAHEHVSAPMQ from the coding sequence ATGATTCGCCGCGTGTCCCTGTTCCTGACCCTCGCAGTCGCAATTTGCCTGGCGTTCACCGTCGTTGCGCAGCAACACGAACACGAAGCCAAAGCTGAAGCCGGTTTTGACAAGACGATCATGCAGCAGGTGTGGGACGCCTGGGGAACGCTCGATCCAGCTAACCCGGCGAAGTTCTACAGCCACGAACCGAACCACACGTTCTATGACGTTGCGCCGTTGCAGTATCACAGCTGGGCGGAATACGAAAACGGAGTAAAGCCGCTACTTGCGGGATGGAAATCCATGAAGCCGACCGTCAACTACGACGGCATGATCCATTCCGAGTCGCCGACAATGACTTGGACAACGAGTACCGTCGACATGGACGTTGTCACCGAAGACGGCAAAGACCAGCACATGAAAGTGCGGTGGACGGCCATCTGGCACAAGCACGGAAACCAGTGGCTTATTGCGCATGAGCACGTCTCCGCTCCGATGCAATGA
- a CDS encoding SemiSWEET transporter, translating into MDAVFTSIGYMAGVLTTIAFFPQVLHTYRVKSAGDLSWKMLICFSCGLLLWFIYGVYLHSWPMILANSITLALQGFIISMKIRYQR; encoded by the coding sequence ATGGACGCCGTTTTCACTTCCATTGGCTACATGGCTGGAGTACTGACCACAATCGCTTTCTTTCCCCAGGTGCTGCATACGTATCGCGTAAAATCGGCGGGCGATCTTTCCTGGAAGATGCTGATCTGCTTCAGTTGTGGCCTCTTGCTCTGGTTTATCTACGGCGTTTACCTGCATTCGTGGCCGATGATTCTCGCCAACTCCATAACCCTCGCGCTGCAGGGATTCATCATCAGCATGAAAATCCGCTACCAGAGATAG
- a CDS encoding cupin, with the protein MPTLIAQPTRITAAGNKPKLIDEYIGRVNSSTTALSVAHMRSRGGWIEPGQTPAFDEFTVVLKGMLRVTHKGGSLDIHAGQAVIAHAGEWVQYSTPREEGAEYIAVCLPAFSIETVHRDNDKSGNDE; encoded by the coding sequence ATGCCCACGCTCATAGCACAGCCGACGCGCATCACCGCCGCGGGTAACAAGCCCAAACTGATCGACGAGTACATCGGACGCGTGAATTCTTCCACGACCGCTCTGAGCGTCGCGCACATGCGCTCCCGCGGTGGATGGATCGAGCCCGGACAAACTCCTGCATTCGACGAGTTCACGGTCGTACTGAAGGGCATGTTGCGGGTCACGCACAAGGGCGGTTCACTCGACATCCACGCCGGCCAGGCCGTAATCGCGCATGCGGGCGAATGGGTACAGTACTCAACCCCTCGGGAAGAAGGCGCCGAGTACATCGCGGTTTGCCTGCCGGCGTTTTCGATCGAGACCGTGCATCGGGATAATGACAAATCTGGAAACGACGAATAG
- a CDS encoding sulfite exporter TauE/SafE family protein, producing the protein MTIHDSVLLFLAAIAAGTLNSVAGGGSFVSFPTLLLTGVPPVQANATNTAALWPGTLASVGAYRGEFRGENRRMLIPLMIVGLVGALIGAKVLLQTPQATFLRLIPYLLGGATLLFAASGRITAWVRERSAHMRNQTRLAVAGAVFIQLCIAVYIGFFGAGAGILMLAMFAIMGVKSIHTMNAYKTLLATLCNGIALIPFFIARAVYLPQALVMLIGAALGGYFGAYFAQKMNPRHVRWVVIAIGAGMSLYFFYKQGF; encoded by the coding sequence ATGACCATCCACGACTCCGTCCTGCTCTTTCTCGCAGCAATTGCGGCCGGAACCCTCAACTCGGTTGCGGGTGGCGGCTCGTTCGTAAGTTTTCCGACTCTTCTGCTGACCGGAGTTCCGCCCGTGCAGGCGAATGCGACCAACACGGCGGCGCTGTGGCCGGGAACGCTAGCCAGTGTCGGTGCCTATCGCGGTGAATTTCGGGGCGAGAACCGACGCATGCTGATCCCATTGATGATCGTGGGATTGGTTGGGGCTCTGATCGGGGCCAAGGTGCTGTTGCAGACTCCGCAAGCAACTTTTCTCCGCCTGATTCCTTACTTGCTGGGTGGTGCCACCCTGCTGTTCGCGGCCAGCGGACGCATCACCGCCTGGGTTCGCGAGCGCAGCGCTCACATGCGCAATCAGACCCGGTTGGCAGTCGCGGGCGCGGTCTTCATCCAGCTTTGCATTGCGGTTTACATCGGTTTCTTTGGGGCGGGCGCAGGAATCCTGATGCTCGCGATGTTCGCGATCATGGGCGTGAAAAGTATCCACACCATGAATGCCTACAAAACGCTCCTGGCTACACTGTGCAACGGGATCGCGCTGATACCATTCTTCATTGCTCGCGCGGTCTACCTTCCCCAGGCGCTGGTGATGCTCATCGGAGCCGCGCTGGGAGGATATTTCGGGGCCTACTTCGCGCAGAAGATGAACCCCCGCCACGTGCGCTGGGTGGTCATTGCAATCGGGGCCGGCATGTCACTGTATTTCTTCTACAAACAGGGATTCTGA
- a CDS encoding cupin domain-containing protein, protein MPIQVVNFAEKFSSFDEYWSPRIAGELNENYVKLAKLKGEFVWHHHEHEDEMFLVVKGELRIRIRENGGEREVTIGPGEYVVIPRGIEHLPIADDEVHLVMVEPKTTLNTGNVRNERTRVELPSV, encoded by the coding sequence ATGCCGATTCAAGTCGTAAATTTCGCCGAAAAATTTTCAAGCTTCGATGAGTATTGGTCGCCTCGCATTGCCGGAGAGCTGAACGAAAACTATGTGAAGCTCGCCAAGCTTAAGGGCGAGTTCGTGTGGCATCACCACGAGCACGAAGACGAGATGTTCCTGGTAGTGAAGGGCGAGCTGCGAATCCGCATTCGCGAAAACGGTGGCGAGCGCGAAGTAACAATCGGCCCCGGCGAATACGTGGTCATTCCTCGCGGGATTGAGCATTTGCCGATTGCAGATGACGAAGTTCACCTGGTCATGGTCGAACCAAAGACAACGTTGAACACTGGCAACGTGCGCAACGAGCGCACGCGCGTGGAATTACCCAGCGTTTAA